The following proteins are encoded in a genomic region of Danio rerio strain Tuebingen ecotype United States chromosome 16, GRCz12tu, whole genome shotgun sequence:
- the sgk2b gene encoding serine/threonine-protein kinase Sgk2b isoform X1 yields the protein MVKKAKSPVTYAKMKGIVSYFTALIKDKKLRSSHPIYHHFYHSRMDFLRPEGSLSDDDRATAVCYSNPVREEPQSQVSAGDFDYLKVIGTGSFGKVFLATHRENGKYYAVKVLQKHIILTRKEERNVMCEHRVLLKTLNHPFLVKLHFSFQTKERLYLVLDYACGGELFYHLQREGVFGEARARFYAAEMACALGYLHSLKIVYRDLKPENILLDSAGHVVLTDFGLCKEGMSGRGTTRTFCGTPEYLAPEVLLQEEYDRTVDWWGLGAVLHEMLYGLPPFYNADRLEMLRNIIYQPLALKAGVSSAARDLLKRLLNRDRAKRLGAKRDLIELQSHAFFSPIQWDELVAKKIQPPYVPVLSGPGDLTNIDPRFTELPVPHSLGACEDHGANFPGFTFINENILSLTRGH from the exons ATGGTGAAAAAAGCTAAGAGTCCCGTCACTTACGCGAAAATGAAGGGGATAGTTTCATATTTTACAG ctTTAATCAAGGACAAGAAGCTCAGATCCAGTCACCCAATCTACCACCA TTTTTATCATTCCAGGATGGATTTCTTGCGACCAGAGGGCAGTCTTTCTGACGATGACCGCGCCACAGCT GTTTGTTATAGTAATCCAGTACGAGAGGAGCCACAGTCTCA GGTATCTGCGGGTGATTTTGACTACTTGAAGGTGATCGGGACTGGAAGTTTTGGCAAG GTGTTCCTGGCCACACACAGGGAAAATGGCAAATACTATGCAGTCAAAGTTTTACAGAAGCATATAATCTTAACAAGAAAGGAG GAAAGAAATGTCATGTGTGAGCACAGGGTGTTGTTAAAGACTCTTAATCATCCATTCCTGGTGAAGCTCCACTTCAGCTTTCAGACTAAGGAGAGATTGTATCTAGTGCTGGACTACGCATGTGGAGGAGAG CTTTTTTACCATTTACAGAGGGAGGGGGTGTTCGGGGAAGCCAGAGCCAGATTTTATGCTGCTGAGATGGCCTGTGCTTTAGGATACTTACACTCCCTGAAAATTGTCTATAG GGACCTGAAACCAGAAAACATTCTGCTAGATTCAGCGGGTCATGTGGTTTTGACCGACTTCGGCTTGTGTAAGGAGGGCATGAGCGGACGCGGCACCACCAGAACATTTTGTGGAACACCAGAGTATTTAGCACCGGAGGTTCTTCTGCAGGAGGAGTATGACCGGACGGTGGACTGGTGGGGTCTGGGGGCTGTTCTCCATGAAATGCTCTACGGCCTG CCACCTTTCTACAATGCAGATCGTCTTGAGATGCTCCGAAATATTATTTATCAGCCGTTGGCACTAAAGGCCGGGGTGTCTAGTGCAGCCAGAGATCTGCTGAAGAGACTGCTAAACAGGGACAGGGCCAAGAGACTCGGAGCCAAACGTGACCTG ATTGAGCTGCAGTCTCATGCATTCTTCTCACCTATTCAGTGGGATGAACTTGTTGCAAAGAAGATCCAGCCTCCTTATGTTCCTGTACtg TCTGGCCCTGGTGACCTCACGAACATTGACCCTCGGTTTACTGAACTTCCTGTTCCACACTCACTCGGAGCCTGTGAGGATCACGGAGCGAACTTTCCTGGCTTCACCTTCATCAATGAAAACATTCTCTCACTCACGCGTGGACACTAA
- the sgk2b gene encoding serine/threonine-protein kinase Sgk2b (The RefSeq protein has 3 substitutions compared to this genomic sequence) — translation MVKKAKSPVTYAKMKGIVSYFTALIKDKKLRSSHPIYHQMDFLRPEGSLSDDDRATAVCYSNPVREGPQSQVSAGDFDYLKVIGTGSFGKVFLATHRENGKYYAVKVLQKHIILTRKEERNVMCEHRVLLKTLNHPFLVKLHFSFQTKERLYLVLDYACGGELFYHLQREGVFGEARARFYAAEMACALGYLHSLKIVYRDLKPENILLDSAGHVVLTDFGLCKEGMSGRGTTKTFCGTPEYLAPEVLLQEEYDRTVDWWGLGAVLHEMLYGLPPFYNADRLEMLRNIIYQPLALKAGVSSAARDLLKRLLNRDRAKRLGAKRDLIELQSHAFFSPIQWDELVAKKIQPPYVPVLSGPGDLTNIDPRFTELPVPHSLGACEDHGANFPGFTYINENILSLTRGH, via the exons ATGGTGAAAAAAGCTAAGAGTCCCGTCACTTACGCGAAAATGAAGGGGATAGTTTCATATTTTACAG ctTTAATCAAGGACAAGAAGCTCAGATCCAGTCACCCAATCTACCACCA GATGGATTTCTTGCGACCAGAGGGCAGTCTTTCTGACGATGACCGCGCCACAGCT GTTTGTTATAGTAATCCAGTACGAGAGGAGCCACAGTCTCA GGTATCTGCGGGTGATTTTGACTACTTGAAGGTGATCGGGACTGGAAGTTTTGGCAAG GTGTTCCTGGCCACACACAGGGAAAATGGCAAATACTATGCAGTCAAAGTTTTACAGAAGCATATAATCTTAACAAGAAAGGAG GAAAGAAATGTCATGTGTGAGCACAGGGTGTTGTTAAAGACTCTTAATCATCCATTCCTGGTGAAGCTCCACTTCAGCTTTCAGACTAAGGAGAGATTGTATCTAGTGCTGGACTACGCATGTGGAGGAGAG CTTTTTTACCATTTACAGAGGGAGGGGGTGTTCGGGGAAGCCAGAGCCAGATTTTATGCTGCTGAGATGGCCTGTGCTTTAGGATACTTACACTCCCTGAAAATTGTCTATAG GGACCTGAAACCAGAAAACATTCTGCTAGATTCAGCGGGTCATGTGGTTTTGACCGACTTCGGCTTGTGTAAGGAGGGCATGAGCGGACGCGGCACCACCAGAACATTTTGTGGAACACCAGAGTATTTAGCACCGGAGGTTCTTCTGCAGGAGGAGTATGACCGGACGGTGGACTGGTGGGGTCTGGGGGCTGTTCTCCATGAAATGCTCTACGGCCTG CCACCTTTCTACAATGCAGATCGTCTTGAGATGCTCCGAAATATTATTTATCAGCCGTTGGCACTAAAGGCCGGGGTGTCTAGTGCAGCCAGAGATCTGCTGAAGAGACTGCTAAACAGGGACAGGGCCAAGAGACTCGGAGCCAAACGTGACCTG ATTGAGCTGCAGTCTCATGCATTCTTCTCACCTATTCAGTGGGATGAACTTGTTGCAAAGAAGATCCAGCCTCCTTATGTTCCTGTACtg TCTGGCCCTGGTGACCTCACGAACATTGACCCTCGGTTTACTGAACTTCCTGTTCCACACTCACTCGGAGCCTGTGAGGATCACGGAGCGAACTTTCCTGGCTTCACCTTCATCAATGAAAACATTCTCTCACTCACGCGTGGACACTAA